The Gordonibacter urolithinfaciens genome contains a region encoding:
- a CDS encoding aldo/keto reductase, whose protein sequence is MADLQSPQDKITLRNGYGVPCIGFGTWKMPDGEVGIDAVHQALADGYRHIDTAAAYDNEATVGKALATSGLTREELFVTTKVWNTDRGYEPTLKAFEESRKKLHLDYVDLYLIHWPAAQGAEDDWQRTNQETWRALETLYLDGQVRAIGTSNFKPHHLEPLMNAAEILPMVNQIELHPGCNQEATRDFCNRNDIVVEAWSPLGAGRVLENQLLIDIAASYGCTVAQLCIRWCLQRRAIPLPKSTDAGRISENARVFWFNITDEDLQRIDELDPLGQSGLDPDTIDF, encoded by the coding sequence ATGGCAGACCTGCAAAGCCCGCAAGACAAGATCACCCTGCGCAACGGCTACGGCGTGCCGTGCATCGGGTTCGGCACGTGGAAGATGCCGGACGGCGAGGTGGGCATCGATGCCGTCCACCAGGCGCTCGCCGACGGCTACCGACACATCGACACGGCGGCGGCCTACGACAACGAGGCCACGGTGGGCAAGGCTCTGGCCACGTCCGGCCTCACGCGCGAGGAACTGTTCGTGACCACGAAGGTATGGAACACCGACCGTGGCTACGAGCCCACGCTCAAGGCGTTCGAGGAATCCCGCAAGAAGCTCCACCTGGACTACGTGGACCTCTACCTCATCCACTGGCCGGCGGCGCAGGGCGCCGAGGACGACTGGCAGCGCACGAACCAGGAGACGTGGCGGGCGCTCGAGACGCTCTACCTGGACGGCCAGGTGCGCGCCATCGGCACGAGCAACTTCAAGCCCCACCACCTGGAGCCGCTCATGAACGCCGCCGAGATCCTGCCCATGGTGAACCAGATAGAGCTGCACCCGGGCTGCAACCAAGAGGCCACGCGCGATTTCTGCAACCGCAACGACATCGTGGTGGAGGCCTGGTCGCCGCTCGGCGCAGGGCGCGTGCTGGAGAACCAGCTGCTCATCGACATCGCGGCCAGCTACGGCTGCACGGTGGCGCAGCTGTGCATCCGCTGGTGCCTGCAGCGCCGCGCCATCCCGCTGCCGAAGTCCACGGACGCCGGGCGCATTTCCGAGAACGCCCGCGTGTTCTGGTTCAATATCACCGATGAGGACCTGCAGCGCATCGACGAGCTGGACCCCCTCGGCCAAAGCGGCCTCGACCCGGACACCATCGACTTCTAG
- the rsgA gene encoding ribosome small subunit-dependent GTPase A, with product MAAVDVRAYGVTDAIMQRAREASGLEDPVVGRVLSQAHELYRVVGEQGELFAEAAGKLRHAARSAADFPAVGDFVLLDRADDAGGRAIVSQVLPRTSAFVRKAAGASFEQQVVAANIDTAFLCMSLVGDFNLRRLERYLALAWEGGAVPVVVLTKADACDSLGRRLRAVESVAFGVDVLAVSSMEEGGCEAVRPFLQPGRTVALLGSSGVGKSTLVNRLLGEDVLETRDVRADGRGRHATTRRQLVLLPGGGLVMDTPGMRELGLGDVAEGLEQGFADVERLFASCRFSNCTHTSEPGCAVYEAIADGELSERRWQAYRKLKAEAAFAEDKAGYLAQKERRYKDISKAVRRLSAKR from the coding sequence ATGGCGGCCGTCGATGTGCGCGCCTACGGCGTGACCGACGCGATCATGCAGCGGGCGCGCGAGGCGTCCGGCTTGGAGGACCCCGTCGTGGGGCGCGTCCTGTCCCAGGCCCACGAGCTGTACCGCGTCGTCGGCGAGCAGGGCGAGCTCTTCGCCGAAGCGGCGGGCAAGCTGCGCCACGCCGCCCGTTCGGCTGCCGACTTCCCGGCGGTTGGCGATTTCGTCCTCTTGGACCGCGCGGACGACGCGGGCGGGCGCGCCATCGTCTCGCAGGTGCTTCCGCGCACGAGCGCCTTCGTGCGCAAGGCGGCCGGCGCGTCGTTCGAGCAGCAGGTGGTGGCGGCGAACATCGACACCGCGTTTCTGTGCATGTCGCTCGTCGGGGACTTCAACCTGCGGCGGCTCGAGCGCTACCTCGCGCTCGCGTGGGAGGGCGGGGCGGTGCCCGTCGTGGTGCTGACGAAGGCCGATGCGTGCGACAGCCTGGGGCGACGGCTGCGCGCCGTAGAGTCGGTGGCCTTCGGCGTCGACGTGCTGGCCGTGTCGTCGATGGAGGAGGGCGGCTGCGAGGCCGTGCGCCCCTTCCTGCAGCCCGGCAGGACCGTCGCGCTTCTGGGTTCGTCGGGCGTGGGCAAGTCGACGCTGGTCAACCGCTTGCTGGGAGAGGACGTCCTCGAAACGCGCGACGTGCGCGCCGACGGCCGCGGCCGCCATGCCACCACGCGCCGCCAGCTCGTGCTGCTGCCGGGAGGCGGCCTCGTGATGGACACGCCCGGCATGCGGGAGCTGGGGCTGGGGGACGTTGCCGAGGGCCTCGAGCAGGGGTTCGCCGACGTGGAGCGCCTGTTCGCCTCGTGCCGGTTCTCGAACTGCACCCACACCTCCGAGCCGGGGTGCGCCGTCTACGAGGCCATCGCGGACGGCGAGCTGTCCGAGCGCCGCTGGCAGGCGTACCGCAAGCTGAAGGCCGAGGCCGCGTTCGCCGAGGACAAGGCCGGCTACCTCGCCCAAAAGGAACGCAGGTACAAGGACATATCGAAGGCCGTGAGGCGCCTGTCCGCGAAGCGCTGA
- a CDS encoding RNHCP domain-containing protein, with product MEKIKRGTAFYQAHACMDSFICKQCGQLVTPDEAGSRHRNHCPQCLHSLHVDERPGDRASVCESIMEPISVWVRKGGEWAIVHRCKRCGHLSSNRIAADDNPVKLMSIAVKPLAEPPFPLEGLRADAPGAQAREGGEA from the coding sequence GTGGAAAAAATCAAGAGAGGCACCGCCTTCTACCAGGCGCACGCCTGCATGGACAGCTTCATCTGCAAACAGTGCGGCCAGCTCGTCACGCCCGACGAGGCGGGGAGCCGCCATCGCAACCACTGTCCTCAATGCCTGCACAGCCTGCACGTCGACGAGCGGCCCGGCGACCGGGCGTCCGTGTGCGAAAGCATCATGGAGCCCATCAGCGTGTGGGTGCGCAAAGGCGGGGAATGGGCCATCGTGCACCGCTGCAAGCGCTGCGGTCACCTGAGCTCGAACCGCATCGCCGCAGACGACAACCCCGTCAAGCTCATGTCCATCGCCGTGAAGCCGCTGGCAGAGCCGCCGTTTCCCCTCGAGGGCCTGCGGGCGGACGCGCCCGGCGCGCAGGCGCGCGAGGGAGGCGAGGCGTGA
- a CDS encoding SDR family NAD(P)-dependent oxidoreductase — translation MGARIAVVTGATGGIGRAFAERLLEDEGIDELWAVSRTPEKLERLRGDLGGRAVPLAADLSTAEGLRVVERALLAQPERPTVAYLVNNAGAAKMGAWAEFPVDEIERTVALNCTAVAALCRICLPFMGRGSRILNVSSASAFQPTPFLGLYAATKAFELSYSRALGAELAGTGVTVCAVCPSWVDTDLLLHEVNGRRVAFPGLVPPGKVAALALRDARRGRALSVHPLYAKYLHVAAKLVPQRLVMATWLRMLKRYGG, via the coding sequence ATGGGCGCGCGCATCGCCGTCGTCACGGGCGCGACCGGCGGTATCGGCCGCGCCTTCGCGGAGCGGCTGCTCGAGGACGAGGGCATCGACGAGCTCTGGGCGGTGTCCCGCACCCCCGAGAAGCTCGAGCGCCTGCGCGGCGATCTGGGCGGTCGCGCGGTGCCGCTCGCCGCCGACCTCTCGACCGCCGAGGGGTTGCGCGTCGTGGAGCGCGCCCTGCTCGCGCAGCCGGAGCGTCCCACGGTGGCCTACCTGGTAAACAACGCGGGCGCGGCCAAGATGGGCGCATGGGCCGAGTTCCCCGTCGACGAGATCGAGCGCACGGTTGCCCTCAACTGCACGGCCGTCGCCGCGCTCTGCCGCATCTGCCTGCCGTTCATGGGGCGGGGGAGCCGCATCCTGAACGTGTCCTCCGCTTCGGCCTTCCAGCCCACGCCCTTCCTCGGCCTGTACGCGGCTACGAAGGCGTTCGAGCTCAGCTACTCGCGCGCGCTCGGCGCCGAGCTGGCGGGCACCGGCGTGACGGTGTGCGCCGTGTGCCCGAGCTGGGTGGACACCGACCTGCTCCTGCACGAGGTGAACGGTCGCCGCGTGGCGTTCCCCGGCCTCGTGCCGCCCGGTAAGGTGGCCGCCCTCGCCCTGCGCGACGCGCGGCGGGGACGCGCCCTGTCGGTGCATCCCCTGTACGCGAAGTACCTGCACGTGGCCGCGAAGCTCGTGCCGCAGCGCCTCGTCATGGCCACGTGGCTGCGCATGTTGAAGCGCTACGGGGGCTGA
- a CDS encoding TetR/AcrR family transcriptional regulator → MPKSPERCAELRGEMRARILRESLRYFARNGFAGTRIADLARGIGIAQGTIYRYFDSKEDLFAALRELAANGDDVRELKLLARLPLTAKAKIGRLSASILGRLADDELFAASVVLNTQLMLEEEPDADGRPAPYRSELYAHTARIVEQGQREGSVVAGDPLKLADYYWGVAYLYALKRLFTAGYAMIDAADLDRTLLKGGR, encoded by the coding sequence ATGCCGAAATCGCCGGAGCGGTGCGCGGAGTTGCGGGGCGAGATGCGGGCGCGGATACTGCGCGAGTCGCTGCGCTACTTCGCGCGCAACGGGTTCGCGGGCACCCGCATAGCGGACCTCGCGCGCGGCATCGGCATCGCGCAGGGGACGATCTACCGCTACTTCGACTCGAAGGAGGACCTGTTCGCCGCCTTGCGCGAGCTCGCGGCGAACGGCGACGACGTGCGGGAGCTCAAGCTGCTCGCCCGGCTGCCGCTGACGGCGAAGGCGAAGATCGGCCGCCTTTCCGCCTCCATCCTGGGGCGCCTGGCCGACGACGAGCTGTTCGCGGCCTCGGTGGTGCTGAACACGCAGCTCATGCTGGAGGAGGAACCCGATGCGGACGGCCGGCCCGCCCCGTACCGCTCGGAGCTCTACGCGCACACTGCGCGCATCGTCGAGCAGGGCCAGCGCGAGGGCAGCGTGGTTGCGGGCGATCCCCTCAAACTGGCCGACTACTACTGGGGCGTCGCGTACCTCTACGCGCTGAAGCGGCTGTTCACGGCAGGCTACGCCATGATCGACGCGGCCGATCTGGATCGCACGCTGCTCAAGGGAGGACGCTAG
- a CDS encoding helix-turn-helix transcriptional regulator, which yields MHEWRRQVQQIVDAIDESIAARDDEALTLRALAELLGYSEFHTTRRFKEVSGMPLRDYLRGRRLAFALKEVRDGDASLLDIALSHGFSSHEAFTRAFKRAFGVTPSAYRADPRPVVLRTKITAFDRYVLGMGEIGMTDENENVEPYFITVPAHRFLHVANRESNGYWDFCQKQNEIPGQDMATVCGLLDSVKGKLDDEGGAEANAGGGQVMAYVSDPAGRLCAWGFPRVECLGARLPRDWAGEVPPNLRLMDVEAGEYAVFEHGPFDYERQMRTVEDKIEAAMAAFEAADNGWQFDTAPGKVIYLYFDPARFCKYVRPVRRA from the coding sequence ATGCACGAATGGCGAAGGCAGGTGCAGCAGATCGTCGACGCGATCGACGAGAGCATCGCGGCCCGCGACGACGAGGCGCTCACCCTGCGCGCCTTGGCGGAGCTGCTCGGGTACTCCGAGTTCCACACCACGCGGAGGTTCAAGGAGGTCTCGGGCATGCCGCTGCGGGACTACCTGCGGGGACGTCGGCTGGCGTTCGCGCTCAAGGAGGTGCGCGACGGCGACGCGAGCTTGCTCGATATCGCACTTTCGCACGGGTTCTCTTCGCACGAGGCGTTCACCCGGGCGTTCAAGCGCGCCTTCGGCGTGACGCCGAGCGCGTACCGGGCGGACCCGCGGCCCGTGGTGCTGCGCACGAAGATCACCGCCTTCGACCGCTACGTGCTGGGAATGGGAGAGATCGGCATGACGGACGAGAACGAGAACGTGGAACCTTATTTCATCACGGTGCCCGCGCACCGGTTCCTGCATGTGGCCAACCGAGAGAGCAACGGCTACTGGGACTTCTGCCAGAAGCAGAACGAGATTCCCGGGCAGGACATGGCCACCGTCTGCGGCCTGCTGGACAGCGTGAAGGGCAAGCTCGACGACGAGGGCGGCGCGGAGGCCAACGCCGGCGGCGGCCAGGTGATGGCCTACGTGAGCGACCCGGCGGGGCGCCTGTGCGCCTGGGGCTTCCCCCGCGTCGAGTGCCTGGGCGCGCGCCTGCCCCGCGACTGGGCGGGCGAGGTGCCGCCGAACCTGCGCCTCATGGACGTGGAGGCGGGCGAGTACGCCGTGTTCGAGCACGGGCCCTTCGACTACGAGCGCCAGATGCGCACGGTGGAGGACAAGATCGAGGCCGCGATGGCCGCGTTCGAGGCCGCCGATAACGGCTGGCAGTTCGACACGGCGCCGGGGAAGGTGATCTACCTCTACTTCGACCCCGCGCGCTTCTGCAAGTACGTGCGGCCCGTGCGCAGGGCGTAG
- a CDS encoding MFS transporter, with translation MPAEHASLPRPGLTRKSWALIILLSFFGQVAWALENNFFNLFIQDAFGASLSDVALMVSASALTATATTLFAGAWSDRVGRRKAFIGVGTVLWGASIIVFAYLQSISSALAGTAAAAMAFGVTLTIVFDCVMTFFGSLANDSCFNAWITDITCEENRGRVEGVNSAMPLLAMLAVFGGALFFMIVRPDGTVTYDYPLFFTIVGVAVMALGAGVLLFMDDSAPGRAPTGGYLASALYGFRPQAVRENRMLYLVLLGYLVFATALQVFMPYYVLYLRLPYILGESYVFVMAPGIAIAAVFTILYGKRVDACGFRRAVVLPLLLFVAGCVVLTLLTGMAGVFAGSVLMLCGYLGAVACFGAEVRNNTPAGRVGSFQGVRIFMAVLVPMLVGLWIGSALSAGSGALGFGVVGDGFTPSSLIFLGGAAVALLTFAVLPFIKKSKMS, from the coding sequence ATGCCTGCCGAGCACGCCTCCCTGCCCCGCCCCGGCCTGACGAGGAAGTCGTGGGCGCTCATCATCCTGCTGTCGTTCTTCGGGCAGGTGGCCTGGGCGCTCGAGAACAACTTCTTCAACCTGTTCATCCAGGACGCGTTCGGCGCGTCGCTCTCCGACGTGGCGCTCATGGTGTCCGCCTCGGCGCTCACGGCCACGGCCACGACGCTGTTCGCGGGCGCGTGGTCGGACCGCGTCGGGCGGCGCAAGGCGTTCATCGGCGTGGGCACCGTGCTGTGGGGCGCTTCCATCATCGTGTTCGCCTACCTGCAGTCTATCTCGTCGGCACTCGCCGGCACCGCGGCGGCGGCCATGGCGTTCGGCGTGACGCTCACCATCGTGTTTGACTGCGTGATGACGTTCTTCGGCAGCCTGGCGAACGACTCGTGCTTCAACGCCTGGATCACCGACATCACCTGCGAGGAGAACCGCGGGCGCGTGGAGGGCGTGAACTCCGCCATGCCGCTGCTCGCGATGCTCGCGGTGTTCGGCGGCGCGCTGTTCTTCATGATCGTGCGGCCCGACGGCACGGTGACCTACGACTACCCGCTGTTCTTCACCATCGTCGGCGTCGCGGTGATGGCGCTCGGCGCGGGCGTGCTCCTGTTCATGGACGACTCGGCGCCCGGCCGCGCGCCTACGGGCGGCTACCTGGCAAGCGCGCTCTACGGCTTCCGCCCGCAGGCGGTGCGCGAGAACCGGATGCTTTACCTGGTGCTTCTGGGCTACCTCGTGTTCGCCACGGCGCTGCAGGTGTTCATGCCCTACTACGTGCTGTACCTGCGCCTGCCCTACATCCTGGGCGAGAGCTACGTGTTCGTGATGGCGCCGGGCATCGCGATCGCGGCCGTGTTCACCATCCTCTACGGCAAGCGGGTCGACGCCTGCGGGTTCCGGCGCGCGGTGGTGCTGCCGCTTCTGCTGTTCGTGGCGGGGTGCGTGGTGCTCACGCTGCTCACGGGCATGGCGGGCGTGTTCGCGGGGTCGGTGCTGATGCTCTGCGGCTACCTGGGGGCGGTCGCTTGCTTCGGCGCGGAGGTGCGCAACAACACGCCCGCCGGGCGCGTGGGGTCGTTCCAGGGCGTGCGCATCTTCATGGCCGTGCTCGTGCCGATGCTCGTTGGGCTGTGGATCGGCTCGGCTTTGAGCGCGGGCTCGGGGGCGCTCGGGTTCGGCGTGGTGGGCGACGGGTTCACGCCGTCGTCGCTCATCTTCCTGGGCGGTGCGGCCGTGGCGCTGCTCACGTTCGCCGTGCTGCCGTTCATCAAGAAGAGCAAAATGTCATAG
- a CDS encoding glycoside hydrolase family 2 protein, translating into MLDIKRVLASAPRKPEDAELRELLTPWGEALAAGGERAKVHPRPQLAREAFELLDGWWDYAIAAVADAGGAWRDAPPPAAWDRRIRVPFSPEAPLSGVRRQVRPDELLWYRRALSCTKPAGGERVILHFDAVDWACACYVNGTRVGEHRGGYLPFCFDVTDALADGENEVALCVWDPSDAGTQLRGKQRLARGGIWYTAQSGIWQSVWLETVPEEHVVALVIDPRPDEGKLMLSAAVRGEATLAVRLLDDDREVARGEARAENGRCELALDVPNPHLWSPDDPHLYDLELSFGRDRVKSYCAFRTVGVEPDAQGVPRFCLNHEPLFLRGVLDQGYWPDGLMTAPDDEALAHDVRAMREAGFNLLRKHIKVESDRFYWWCDKLGMLVWQDMVSGGAAPNPWHSSYKPTFFRSSWGRYADDDPRRFPGLAADDPAFRAEWAETCAGTVRHLRNHPCVVAWVLFNEAWGQFDACRAVEAVRALDPTRPIDAVSGWYDQRCGDFLSVHNYFRPLEVYPDAAQPPRAFVISEFGGLSHHVDGHSSLETSYGYGSSSDLASFRGAVRATLARADALEGEGLAGYVYTQLSDVEEETNGILTYDRRVNKLAEGGAS; encoded by the coding sequence ATGCTCGATATCAAACGCGTGCTGGCGAGCGCGCCGCGCAAGCCGGAGGACGCGGAGCTGCGGGAGCTGCTCACGCCGTGGGGCGAGGCGCTGGCGGCGGGCGGGGAGCGGGCGAAGGTCCATCCGCGGCCGCAGCTCGCGCGCGAGGCCTTCGAGCTGCTCGACGGGTGGTGGGACTACGCGATCGCGGCCGTCGCCGATGCGGGGGGCGCGTGGCGCGACGCTCCCCCGCCCGCCGCCTGGGACAGGCGCATCCGCGTGCCGTTCTCGCCGGAGGCGCCGTTGTCGGGCGTGCGCCGGCAGGTGCGGCCCGACGAGCTTCTGTGGTACCGGCGCGCGCTGTCCTGCACGAAGCCCGCGGGCGGCGAGCGCGTCATCCTGCATTTCGACGCCGTGGACTGGGCGTGCGCGTGCTACGTGAACGGGACGCGCGTCGGCGAGCACAGGGGCGGCTACCTGCCGTTCTGCTTCGACGTCACTGACGCGCTGGCCGATGGAGAGAACGAGGTCGCGCTGTGCGTGTGGGACCCCAGCGATGCCGGCACCCAGCTGCGCGGAAAGCAGCGGCTTGCGCGCGGGGGCATCTGGTACACCGCGCAGAGCGGCATCTGGCAGAGCGTCTGGCTGGAAACGGTGCCCGAGGAGCACGTGGTCGCGCTGGTAATCGACCCGCGGCCCGACGAGGGGAAGCTCATGCTCTCCGCAGCCGTGCGCGGCGAGGCGACGCTGGCCGTGCGGCTGCTCGATGACGACCGCGAGGTGGCGCGCGGCGAGGCGCGTGCGGAGAACGGCCGTTGCGAACTCGCGCTGGACGTGCCGAACCCGCATCTGTGGAGCCCGGACGACCCGCATCTCTACGACCTCGAGCTCTCCTTCGGCCGCGACCGCGTGAAGAGCTACTGCGCCTTCCGCACCGTGGGCGTCGAGCCCGACGCGCAGGGCGTGCCGCGCTTCTGCCTGAACCACGAACCTCTCTTCCTGCGCGGCGTGCTCGACCAGGGCTACTGGCCCGACGGCCTCATGACCGCGCCGGACGACGAGGCGCTCGCCCACGACGTGCGCGCGATGCGCGAGGCGGGCTTCAACCTCTTGCGCAAGCACATCAAGGTGGAGTCCGACCGCTTCTACTGGTGGTGCGACAAGCTGGGGATGCTCGTGTGGCAGGACATGGTGAGCGGAGGGGCGGCTCCAAACCCGTGGCACTCGAGCTACAAGCCCACGTTCTTCCGCAGCTCGTGGGGCCGCTACGCCGACGACGACCCGCGCCGCTTCCCCGGCCTGGCCGCCGACGACCCGGCGTTTCGCGCGGAATGGGCCGAAACGTGCGCGGGAACGGTGCGCCATCTGCGCAACCACCCCTGCGTCGTCGCCTGGGTGCTGTTCAACGAGGCGTGGGGGCAGTTCGACGCATGCCGGGCCGTGGAGGCGGTGCGCGCGCTCGACCCGACGCGCCCCATCGACGCGGTGAGCGGGTGGTACGACCAGCGCTGCGGCGACTTCCTCAGCGTGCACAACTACTTCCGGCCGCTCGAGGTGTACCCCGACGCGGCCCAGCCGCCGCGCGCGTTCGTCATCTCGGAGTTCGGCGGGCTGTCGCATCACGTGGACGGGCACTCCTCGCTGGAGACGTCGTACGGGTACGGCTCCTCGAGCGACCTCGCGTCGTTTCGGGGCGCCGTGCGCGCGACCCTCGCCCGAGCCGACGCGCTCGAGGGAGAGGGGCTCGCGGGCTACGTGTACACCCAGCTCTCCGACGTGGAGGAGGAGACGAACGGGATTCTGACGTACGATCGGCGCGTGAACAAGCTCGCGGAAGGAGGCGCGTCGTGA
- a CDS encoding galactokinase, with translation MRTEEEALECLKGRFADRFGVMAGRALAFASAPGRVELAGNHTDHQGGRTISTAIDRRMFALAAPNGEDVIHVSMEGFGEAAIDVEDLEPRAEERGSSAALVRGMAAAYVRAGGALRGFDAVTCSDIPAGCGVSSSAAFEMLTGLLIRALCDPEGLDPRRSLVRLALDGSWAEDVHFGKPTGAQDQLASAFGGIVALDFAGAEPRVSPVAFDVRASGHALFLVDSRCDHSRYTDEFVAVPADMFAVAKRFGRERLEDVPCEAFLEDLAGVRAELGDRAALRALHYFEETRRVAAQRRALEKGDFPAFLALVRQSGMSSAQFLQNVSPRADASGAEQPAMVALALCAHLLGERGAYRIHGGGFGGSVLAFVPDAEAEAFRARMDALLGFEACLPVAVGAPGACARRIG, from the coding sequence ATGCGGACCGAGGAAGAGGCGTTGGAGTGCTTGAAGGGGCGGTTCGCGGATCGTTTCGGCGTCATGGCCGGCCGAGCCCTCGCGTTCGCGTCCGCGCCGGGGCGCGTGGAGCTGGCGGGCAACCACACCGACCACCAGGGCGGGCGCACCATCTCCACCGCCATCGACCGGCGGATGTTCGCCTTGGCCGCGCCGAACGGCGAGGACGTGATCCACGTGAGCATGGAGGGCTTCGGCGAGGCGGCCATCGACGTGGAAGACCTCGAGCCGCGCGCGGAGGAGCGCGGCTCGTCGGCGGCGCTCGTGCGCGGCATGGCGGCCGCCTACGTGCGCGCGGGCGGCGCGCTGCGCGGCTTCGACGCCGTGACGTGCTCGGACATCCCCGCCGGATGCGGAGTGTCCTCATCGGCCGCCTTCGAGATGCTGACGGGCCTGCTGATCCGCGCACTCTGCGATCCGGAGGGCCTGGACCCGCGCCGCAGCCTCGTGCGGCTCGCTCTCGACGGGTCGTGGGCCGAGGACGTCCACTTCGGCAAGCCCACGGGCGCCCAAGACCAGCTGGCGAGCGCCTTCGGCGGCATCGTGGCCCTCGACTTCGCCGGCGCCGAGCCGCGCGTCTCCCCCGTGGCCTTCGACGTGCGCGCAAGCGGGCACGCCCTGTTCCTCGTGGACAGCCGCTGCGACCACTCCCGTTACACCGACGAGTTCGTGGCCGTCCCCGCCGACATGTTCGCCGTCGCGAAGCGCTTTGGGCGCGAGCGGCTCGAGGACGTGCCCTGCGAGGCGTTTCTCGAGGACCTCGCGGGCGTGCGCGCCGAGCTGGGCGACCGCGCGGCCCTGCGCGCGCTCCACTACTTCGAGGAGACGCGGCGCGTGGCGGCGCAGCGGCGGGCGCTCGAAAAGGGCGACTTCCCGGCGTTCCTCGCGCTCGTGCGCCAGTCGGGGATGTCGTCGGCGCAGTTCTTGCAGAACGTCTCGCCGCGCGCCGACGCCTCGGGCGCCGAGCAGCCCGCGATGGTGGCCCTCGCGCTGTGCGCGCATCTGCTGGGCGAGCGGGGCGCGTACCGCATCCACGGCGGCGGGTTCGGCGGCAGCGTGCTCGCCTTCGTGCCGGACGCCGAGGCCGAGGCGTTCCGCGCGCGGATGGACGCGCTGCTGGGCTTCGAGGCCTGCCTGCCCGTAGCCGTCGGCGCGCCGGGCGCGTGCGCGCGGAGGATCGGCTGA
- a CDS encoding UDP-glucose--hexose-1-phosphate uridylyltransferase: protein MGAPLPAPEEVRAEFDRLLAQDAEAAVAYLHDLGASSGYLDEAAMARTIRWTAASPYGELEITINRSKPEKDPRAIAVAAARGAVADAPTGPGVPRCDLCWENEGFPGAPGRPAKPGLRIAAIELGGERWGLQFSPYAYFDEHCIALSPEHRPMRIDAPCLERLLDFADLFPFYFIGSNADLPIVGGSILSHDHFQGGRHVFPLMKAPVEREVALAGLPQVSCGVVRWPASALRLASHDRAALARAATRILEAWQRFSFEPCGIVAHDADGPHNTLNPIVHREDALYVMHLVLRNNRADDARPWGVFHPGAQLHHLKKENIGLIEIMGLAILPPRLARELPAVERELAKAARAGRTPQEAEALLLEREATAPHAAWAVSVLARRAAELACEDARAKAIGPVLREEVGGAFARILACTGVFKRDASGRAGWNAFIKGLG, encoded by the coding sequence ATGGGCGCGCCGCTGCCCGCGCCGGAAGAGGTGCGCGCGGAGTTCGACCGCCTGCTCGCGCAGGACGCGGAGGCTGCCGTCGCGTACCTGCACGACCTGGGCGCTTCGAGCGGCTACCTCGACGAGGCGGCCATGGCGCGCACCATCCGTTGGACGGCGGCGAGCCCCTACGGCGAGCTGGAGATCACCATCAACCGGTCCAAGCCCGAGAAGGACCCGCGCGCCATCGCCGTCGCGGCGGCGCGCGGCGCGGTAGCGGACGCTCCCACGGGCCCCGGCGTCCCCCGCTGCGACCTCTGCTGGGAGAACGAGGGCTTCCCCGGCGCGCCCGGGCGCCCGGCCAAGCCCGGCCTGCGCATCGCCGCCATCGAGCTGGGTGGCGAGCGCTGGGGCCTCCAGTTCTCGCCGTACGCGTACTTCGACGAGCACTGCATCGCGCTCTCGCCCGAGCACCGGCCCATGAGGATCGACGCGCCCTGCCTCGAGCGGCTGCTCGATTTCGCCGACCTGTTCCCGTTCTACTTCATAGGATCGAACGCCGATCTGCCCATCGTGGGCGGATCGATCCTCTCCCACGACCACTTCCAGGGAGGACGTCACGTGTTCCCCCTCATGAAAGCCCCCGTCGAGCGTGAGGTGGCGCTCGCGGGGCTGCCTCAGGTGAGCTGCGGCGTCGTGCGCTGGCCGGCCTCCGCGCTGCGGCTGGCCTCGCATGACCGCGCCGCGCTCGCCCGCGCTGCGACGCGCATCCTGGAGGCGTGGCAGCGCTTCTCCTTCGAGCCGTGCGGCATCGTCGCACATGACGCGGACGGCCCGCACAACACGCTCAACCCCATCGTGCACCGCGAAGACGCGCTCTACGTGATGCACCTCGTCCTGCGCAACAACCGCGCCGACGACGCGCGGCCGTGGGGCGTCTTCCACCCGGGCGCGCAGCTGCACCATCTCAAGAAAGAGAACATCGGCCTCATCGAGATCATGGGCCTCGCCATCCTGCCGCCGCGCCTCGCCCGCGAGCTGCCGGCCGTGGAGCGGGAGCTCGCCAAGGCCGCGCGGGCGGGCCGGACGCCGCAGGAGGCGGAAGCGCTCCTGCTCGAGCGCGAGGCGACCGCGCCCCACGCCGCCTGGGCCGTCAGCGTGCTCGCCCGACGAGCGGCCGAGCTGGCCTGCGAGGACGCGCGTGCCAAGGCGATCGGCCCCGTCCTGCGCGAGGAGGTCGGCGGGGCGTTCGCGCGCATCCTCGCCTGCACCGGCGTGTTCAAGCGCGACGCTTCGGGCCGCGCCGGCTGGAACGCGTTTATCAAGGGGCTCGGCTGA